In Panicum virgatum strain AP13 chromosome 4N, P.virgatum_v5, whole genome shotgun sequence, a single window of DNA contains:
- the LOC120670965 gene encoding uncharacterized protein LOC120670965 — translation MAGGQWMGHIATNARTGLRARMDALFEQLSVLADMALDGGGFDPARLDGILALFEGEARASWAAAAAEAEAEHEAVVRATEAAAEAAEGHLGAAMGAAVGTYRGSSGEGGTLAAATAAMEMAFNATSRS, via the coding sequence ATGGCCGGAGGGCAGTGGATGGGACACATCGCAACGAACGCGAGAACAGGGCTCCGGGCACGCATGGACGCGCTCTTCGAGCAGCTCTCCGTGCTCGCCGACATGGCGCTGGACGGCGGGGGCTTCGACCCGGCGCGGCTCGACGGCATCCTGGCGCTCTTCGAGGGCGAGGCGCGCGcgtcgtgggcggcggcggcggcggaggcggaggcggagcacgAGGCCGTGGTCCGCGCCACCGAGGCGGCCGCGGAGGCTGCTGAGGGCCACCTCGGCGCCGCGATGGGCGCGGCCGTGGGCACATACCGCGGGTCGTCGGGCGAGGGCGGCACGCtggccgcggccaccgccgctATGGAGATGGCCTTCAACGCGACGTCGAGGTCGTAG
- the LOC120669654 gene encoding transcription factor STKL2-like: MPSKQPSPHAMDEAAAAASAGRLRPSTPRSKKRSSRSKSRARSRDRRRSPNPNPSSRRERAAEPGSAAPAPSRKSDRRPKPRYIPDSATLATAMASSAAAGGGGGAGRGSAGAISKLWSEADEVALLTGAAAFKDRNGIAPRLPDMPHLFEVIRGSLAPHLDHAKMYYKLKRLKSKYQHSVPGDSSTAHEHRVRDLCAALWGSELARPVQNDVVEAEEADEEDAGGDGEGAGRLPMVREVLGEYWKSNGQGLSKVSLEKGLALLGSQEASVAEGKWRRQLEADMRMQMRRHDLGKEVYGLLIDAIKGLGP; this comes from the coding sequence atgCCCTCCAAGCAGCCGTCCCCGCACGCCATggacgaggccgccgccgccgcctccgccgggcGCCTCCGCCCCTCCACCCCGCGCTCCAAGAAGCGCTCCTCCCGCTCCAAGTCCCGCGCGCGCtcccgcgaccgccgccgctccccgaaccctaaccctagctcccgccgcgagcgcgcggcggagcccggctccgccgcgcccgcgccctcccGCAAGAGCGACCGCAGGCCCAAGCCGCGCTACATCCCGGACTCCGCCACGCTCGCGACGGCCATggcctcgtccgccgccgccggcggcggcggcggcgccggccgcggcagcgCGGGCGCCATCTCCAAGCTCTGGAGCGAGGCCGACGAGGTCGCGCTGCTCACGGGCGCGGCCGCCTTCAAGGACCGCAACGGCATCGCGCCGCGGCTCCCGGACATGCCCCACCTGTTCGAGGTCATCAGGGGCTCCCTCGCCCCGCACCTCGACCATGCCAAGATGTACTACAAGCTCAAGCGCCTCAAGAGCAAGTACCAGCACTCCGTGCCGGGCGACTCCAGCACCGCGCACGAGCACAGGGTGCGCGACCTGTGCGCGGCCCTCTGGGGCTCCGAGCTCGCGCGCCCTGTACAGAACGACGTCGTGGAGGCTGAGGAGGCCGACGAGGAGGACGCCGGCGGGGATGGGGAGGGCGCCGGGAGGCTGCCTATGGTCAGGGAGGTGCTTGGAGAGTACTGGAAGTCGAACGGGCAGGGCCTGTCAAAGGTGTCGCTGGAGAAGGGGTTGGCGTTGCTTGGGTCACAGGAGGCTAGTGTGGCTGAGGGAAAGTGGAGGCGACAGCTCGAGGCCGATATGCGCATGCAGATGCGCCGGCATGATCTGGGAAAAGAGGTCTATGGCCTGCTCATCGATGCCATCAAAGGCCTTGGGCCTTAG
- the LOC120669653 gene encoding DIBOA-glucoside dioxygenase BX6-like — MSATTEAGAATGGDGYDRRREELQAFDDTKAGVKGLVDAGVTAVPAIFRHPPDALRELPPTPSPPPADARAAIPVVDLSGGAPREEVVARVRRAAGTAGFFQVINHGVPGELTAGVLAAVRRFHEGSPEAKRRVYTRDAARKVRFSSNFDLFQSAAAGWRDTLSCDLAPDPPRPEELPEAVRGVLLEYGAAAAELALRVLELLSESLGLGGGHLREMGCAQGYTVVGHYYPPCPEPHLTLGTSRHTDPKFLTVLLQDGMGGLQVLLDRGGAAGRGWVDVPPLPGALIVNIGDLLQLVSNNRFRSVEHRVLANRDAARVSVACFFNTDMKRSTRLYGPITEGSDDPPLYRSVTAREFIAHFYTKGLEGRPLDHFRLQH; from the exons ATGTCCGCCACCACGGAGGCCGGCGCGGCCACGGGCGGCGACGGCTACGACCGCCGGCGCGAGGAGCTGCAGGCGTTCGACGACACCAAGGCGGGCGTCAAGGGCCTCGTCGACGCCGGCGTCACGGCGGTCCCGGCCATCTTCCGCCACCCGCCGGACGCCCTGCGCGAGCTGCCGCCCACGCCGTCCCCGCCCCCGGCCGACGCGCGCGCCGCCATCCCGGTCGTGGACCTCTCGGGGGGCGCGCCGAGGGAGGAGGTGGTCGCGCGggtgcggcgcgcggccgggacGGCGGGGTTCTTTCAGGTGATCAACCACGGCGTGCCGGGCGAGCTCACGGCCGGCGTGctcgcggcggtgcggcggttCCACGAGGGCTCCCCCGAGGCGAAGCGGCGGGTGTACACCAGGGACGCCGCCCGCAAGGTGAGGTTCAGCTCCAACTTCGACCTCTTCCAgtccgcggcggccggctggcGCGACACCCTCTCCTGCGACCTGGCGCCGGACccgccgcggccggaggagctgcccgaggccGTCAGGGGCGTGCTGCTGGAGtatggcgccgcggcggcggagctggcgcTGCGGGTGCTGGAGCTGCTGTCGGAGTCGCTCGGGCTGGGCGGCGGCCACCTGCGCGAGATGGGCTGCGCGCAGGGCTACACCGTGGTGGGACACTACTACCCGCCGTGCCCGGAGCCGCACCTCACCCTCGGCACCAGCAGGCACACAGACCCGAAGTTCCTCACCGTGCTCCTGCAGGACGGCATGGGCGGCCTGCAGGTGCTCCTCgatcgcggcggcgccgccggccggggctgGGTGGACGTCCCTCCCCTGCCCGGCGCCCTCATCGTCAACATCGGCGACCTTCTCCAG CTCGTCAGCAACAACCGGTTCAGGAGCGTGGAGCACCGGGTGCTGGCGAACCGGGACGCGGCGAGGGTCTCGGTGGCGTGCTTCTTCAACACGGACATGAAGAGATCGACGAGGCTGTACGGCCCCATCACGGAGGGCAGCGACGACCCGCCGCTCTACAGGAGCGTCACGGCTCGAGAGTTCATCGCGCACTTCTACACCAAGGGCCTCGAGGGCCGCCCGCTCGACCACTTCAGGTTGCAGCACTAG